From the genome of Blautia hydrogenotrophica DSM 10507:
AAAATCATTAAATTTCCTGAATTTTATTGACAAATTTGCATAAAATAGCATAGAATACATATATAGATCGTGCACGAAACACAAAACGTATCTGTAACTTAAGTTCCACAACCTTAAGTTACAAACATTATTTTTTCTGCACGCAGGTGTGGAAAGAGGTGAAGGGAAAGGAGATTCAAATATGGGGAAAGCAGAAAACAATCAAGGCTTTAGTTCTGCATACCATCACAGCAAGGAAGGAGTGAGGTGACATTATGAAAAATAAAAAAACAAGACATATCATTGCCATGGGCTTCACCATGTTTGCCGCCTGGTTTGGCGCGGGGAACCTGATCTTTCCCCCTTATCTGGGCAATATGGCCGGGAACCAATGGCTGATTGGGTTCATCGGATTCTTCGTCATGGATGTGGGGCTTGCTCTATTGAGTGCTTTAATGGCGATCGGAAACAGGCGCGGCAATGTGTCGGGCATCGTGGAGAAGATAGGTCGGATCCCCGGCATCGTGATGGTCAGTTTGATCATGATCTGTATTGGGCCTGGCCTGGCGATTCCAAGATGTGCTGCCACCACGTATGAAATTGGCATACTTCCACTGTTCGGCGAGATAAACACGTGGATTTTCGGAGCAATCTTCTTCGCGATCGTACTGGTTCTGACCATACGTCCGGCCAAGATCGTGGATATTGTAGGAAACTTTTTGACACCGATTTTGCTGGTCGTGATGATAGTCCTTATCGTTGTGGGTATTGTAAACCCGATCAGCTCCATGGGAGATCCGGTAGAAGGCCTTGTACCGTTAAAGGAAGGGCTTTTGCAAGGATATCAGACGATGGACGGCTTAGGAGGCTTTATTCCTACGTTCGCCCTGGTCTGTGCGGCTGCGGCCTACGGCTATACGGATAAGAAAGAGACCACCAAGCTGCTTCGACATTCCAGCATTTTGGGCGCCATTCTCCTGGGACTGGTGTACGGCGGCCTGACGCTCTTGGGCGCGACCACATCCGGAGCGGCGGAATACTCTGGCCTGGAGCAAGCTCCTCTTCTGATTTTAATCACGAAAACCCTGTTGGGCACTGTGGGGCAGACTCTGTTGTCCATCACCGTGCTAATGGCCTGTCTGACTACGGCGATCGCGCTGACTGGAGCCGGAGCTGATCACTTCACCAAGTTGTTCAAGGGGAAGGTAAAGCAGGAGTATATCGTGATCGTGATTGTAGGGTTCAGCTACATAGTTTCCAATATCGGCCTGACCAACATCATCAACGTCTCCGCACCGATCCTGAGCGTGCTGTACCCGCCGATGATTGTCCTAGTTGTCATGACGGTCTTCGACGATATGCTCAAGAACAAGCACGTGGCCGGCTTTGGCGCATATGCGGCGCTGGCCTACAGTATCCTGGAAGTCTTCGTGCTCACGCCGGAGATGGTCGCGGCGGTTCCGCTTGGTACGCTGGGATTGGGTTGGATTGTACCGGCTATCGTCGGCTGCGTGATCGGCTTCTTTGTCAAAGATCCTCACTGGGATGATCCAGTGTCGGAGGAGGCGTAGGCTTGCTGTGAGGAGTCCGTGACTGTGATACAATGTCGGCGTGACCGAATGGAAAGAGAGGTATCTTTTTGGCAGGGTACCATTACAATACCTGACATTCAGAATAACGACAAAAAAGTAGTGCTAAACCACAGTTAAAACCTGTGGTTTAGCATGTTTTTGTATGTTTTTAACAATTTTTTCTTTGCTTTAATGCTTTAAATTGTACAATTTTTATATATTTTTATTGATTTCTTGTCAAGATATGTTAAAATAGAGATATAGAATAAGTACACGGAATGGAAAGGAGATTACCTATGTCACAGCCCTATTATATCCTGGCAATCAATCCAGGTTCCACCTCTACTAAAATTGCTGTCTATGAAAATGAAAAAGAACTGTTCCACAGCTCTTTGGATCATACCTCGGAAGAGTTGGCCAAATGCCATTCTCAGAAAGACCAATTTTTCATGCGCAAAGAGATCGTTTTAAATGAATTGAAGAAACAGAATTTTGCCCTGGAAAAACTCTCTGCTGTGGTCGGACGGGGCGGACAGCTTTCTCCGCTGAAAGCCGGAGGCTACTATGTAAATGAAGCTATGAAACGCCGCATTATCCAGGGACCAATCATTGCCCACGCATCTAACCTGGGAGCCCTTCTGGCTGCTGCCGTGGCTGACCCCTTACATATTCCTGCTTTTATCTATGACGCAGTCGGTTCTGATGAGATGCTTCCCGTGGCTAAGATCACAGGCATCGCCGGCCTGAAAAGGGAAAGTTTCTGCCATGTGCTGAATACAAAGGCTATGGCCCGCAAGGCAGCATCGGAGAAAGGCAAAACCTATCAAGATATGAATTTCGTAATCGCTCATCTGGGCGGCGGAATCTCTGTCAGCGCACATAAACAGGGACGTATCATCGACGTTATCACCGACGATGGAGGCCCATTCTCACCGGAACGTTCCGGTTCCGTGCCGATTCTGTACATTGTAGATATGTGCTACAGCGGACAGTACAGCAAGGCTGAACTGAAGAAAAAATTAAGAGGTATGGGTGGATTAAAAGCCCTCCTGGGAACCTTTGACTGCCGTGAAATTGAGAAAAGGATTGCCGACGGTGATGAGGAGGCAAAACTCGCCTACGACGCAGAGGCCTATCAAATTGCCAAAGGAATCGGTGAAATGGCAACCACCATGGACGGAAAGATTGATGAGATTATTCTCACCGGTGGCATTGCCAATTCCAAAATGCTCACAGGCATGATTGAAGAACATGTGAAGTTTATCGCCCCGGTTCATGTGATGCCTGGCGAAAACGAGCTGGAATCCCTCTCTCTTGGAGCCCTTCGTATTCTCCGCGGTGAAGAGACTGCCCACACATACGAAGATCCCGCTCCTGCAAAAGAGGATTTATACGTATAAAAAAGGGATCTTTTTACATCCCTACCATATGAAAGAAGCCCCGCAGCCTGTCCGACTGCGGGGCTTCCCTACTCAAGGGGAGGATAAGTATTCTACTTTTCTTTCGTAATTGTTCATCGAAGGGGGTTCAATGAACAATTATAGTATTACCTTCTCCCCATCTCTTATTCCTATTTCCATAAATTTTTTCTAATTTTTCGGCAAATTTAAAAACAGTCCCTTTTCCTTCCACTCATTGCGTATCTGCGCAAACCTGGAAAACAGGTATTCTGGTTCAAAGGTATCCGCAAGACGGTTCGCTAAGATCGTAACCATGGCCATTGTCGCCACATGGGAATAGTCAAACACAGAGCCACTGACAGACACAGTGAGAGAATAATCACTAAGCCTGGTCAGTCGATTGGCCTTCGTGTCTGTGATACTGATGATCGGAGTTTTTCCCTGATGTATATACTCACAAGCCTCATAAATCTCCTTCAATATGCCTTGAAAACTAAATGCAATCACTACATCCTCCGGTTTTGGTCGAATGTATTCAATCTTTTTGGACAATCCCAAATCAAACACACATTGATATGGAATATTCAAGCGGTCCAGATAGTGAGCCAAAGTTCTCGCCGGACTCTCAGACGCAAACATCGCCAGTATATAGACCTTCTTGGCTTTGTGTACAGCATTTGCAACCGCATCAATCGTCTCGGCTGAATTATTCTGCTCAATGGCTGCCAGGTTCTCGATATCCTGGGCAATAAACGCATGGATGGAGCTGTTCTTACTGCCTTCCTCTGAGAGATACTTCTGAAAAATATCGTACGGAGTCACCTCCTGACGATAAATCTCCTGCAACTCCAATTTGAACTCATTAAAACTTTGATATCCCAATTTTTGAATCAGGCGTGTCACCAATGAAGCAGAAACCCCGCAAAACGCTGCCAATTGGGCTCCGTTAAAAAACGCCGCTTTGCTGATGTCATTCATCACCATCTCTACAATCTTTTCCTCAGTACGGGTCAGTTTCGTCTGCTCCACCCGCTCTGCTAATGTCATGTTCTGGTTCAATGTCTTATCCTCTCTCTTTCGCTCAGCACTGTTTGACTATTAATATAACACATCATCTCCGACATAACAAGCAATACGGTGATCTAGATAAAAATCCTGAAGTCTTTCCATCACCTCGTCTTCTGTAGGCGAATACTCTGCATAGGGATATTCCATCCCTAACTGTTCCCATTTCGATGTCCCCAGCCGATGAAAGGGGAGGAGATTGATCTCGAACAAGCCCAGCCGCTTCATAAAGGCAATCGTAGCCTCGGCATTTTCTAGTGTATCATTGTATCCTTCGATTACAGGCATTCTCAGAACCAGACGGCCTTTCCACGAATTCCTTACCAGCGCTTCTATATTGGACAAAATTCTCTCATTCCCAATTCCTGTCTTCTCCCTGTGTTTCTGAGAATCCATATGCTTCACATCGATAAACGCAAAATCTATGAGCTCCATAATTTTCAAAAAAGTCTCCGTATCCACACTGGCCGTAGTCTCAATAGAAGTGTTCATCCCTTCTTCCTTACATTTTAAAAGCACCTCATACAAAAACTCTTTTTGAACCATCGGTTCGCCGCCTGAAAAACCAGGTCCTCCCTTTTCATCCCAGTATTCCCGGTCTCTGCGCAGAATTCTCATGATTTCTCCCACACTCCTGTATTTTCCAGATATTCTGGCTGCTTCGTAGGCGCATGCATTTGCGCAATCAAAGGTATCACAGTTCTCACAGACGGAGCGGTCAAACTCTAGGGGACTCTCCGGATGATTCGTCTCTTTGACTCCCCCTCTTTTGCAAGCTGTCAGACACCTTCTACAGTGACTCTTCTCATATCTACATTTTTGTCTGCTGAACAGCAGCTGCTGTTTTCTCTTCATTCCCTCCGGATTCGCACACCATTCACAATGCAGAGGACATCCCGATAAAAATACTTGTGTACGGCAACCAGGGCCATCATGCACAGAAAACCCCTGAATGTCAAATACTAACCCTTTACACTCCTCCATACTTTTCACCCTCTCCTGTAACAAAGAGGAGACTGTCCACACAGCCTCCTCTTCCTCCTTTACTTGTCTTCCATTACGCTTTTTGATATCCTTCACAGTTGACAGCATCTCTCTCTGCCAGAGCCCAATAGGCGTGGTCTTCCAGACCATTGCAGGTACCAATTCCATCTGCATCCGGGTTCAGAAAGTGCGCACAGTTTTTACATTTCGCTCTCTGTGCAAAACACTCGCAAGCCTCACCGTCAAAAGGAACCAATCCGCCATGTTTGATACAATATCCCTTTGCCACATCAAAATATTCAAAATTTGCACAATTATTATGTTTGTTTGCCATATCTTATACCCCCTCATACTCTGTCCGGGCGACAACCTCATCCTGGATCGGTTTTCCAATCTCCACCCAGTACTGTGTAAAGCCCGCCACACGAACCATCAGATCTCTGTAATTCTCAGGATTTGCCTGTGCCTTCTTTAACAGATTGCTGTCTACCACATTAAACTGAATATGGAAACCACCTTTCTTCATATAAGCCACTGCCAAATCCTCCAGTCTCTTCGTCCCAGCCTCACCTTTAACCGCAGTCGGATGAAGCTTCAGATTCATCTGAGAATTCTGAGACTCACTGTGATCCCATACAGTCGCAGAGTTAAACAGAGCGTATGGACCACCTTTATCTGTCCCTGGATATGCAGACATAGACGCGTCAGCAAACGTAGTTCCTTCCAGACGTCCATCTGCTGTGGCCGAGCATCCCTGTCCTAGCAGTCCCTGTGTGGATACCGAAATCTGACACGCATACATAGGAAGCCCAAAGGTAGACTCGAAGCTTCGGCAAGTTGGACACAACCATTCTTCGTACTGCTTCAAAATCGCCTCACAGTATCCCTCGTCATTTCCATATTTCGGTGCCAACAGACAATCGGAATGAATCTCATCGTACTGTTCCATATTGTCTTTTTTAATCTGCTCTCCCATGGAGTAATTGTTTGACTCCGCCGGGGTATAGAAACCAAAGTTGTGACGCAGAGCATCTTTCATCTCATCCAAAGTATACTTCTTTTCCTCATACACCAGCTTCTTCAGAGCTGCCAGAGAGTTAACCATATTAATGGTACCAGAAGTCTCAATATTATAGGTCGCATTGTAGCGGTACCCCATATTTGCATGTTCATATCCTGTCACCAGACAGTCTGGCTTCAATGTACTTTGCAGAAGCGGAATATTGATTTTCCTATGTATATCATGCTGAATATTACAGCAACGCAGCAAAGTGTTGATACAATACTTATAGTACTCGCAGAAAGTCTCCCAAAGCTCTTCATAGGTATCCAACTTCTTGTTGTGCGGAGGGAACAACTGCAAGTCGTATTTATAATCGTAGCCGTTGTCCAAAACAAGACTTAGAATCTTCGGATTCGAAATAAAGTGAACACCAATGGAAGTAGAGTTGCCGGCTCCCCCAGGAATCTCGTATTTCTTTCCATTCAAGGTGAGCTCTTTCCAGCAGCAAGGAGAAGTCTCAAGACATCCTCCGATCGCAATCGCACGTGCCTCTTCTTCCGTCATTCCTTCTGGTCCGTACTGTTTCATCAGGAACTTGATTCCTACCTGGTTATTCATCCAAGCTGGATATCCGGTACCTGTCTTGACAACCTCCGCTGCTTTCAGCACGAAATCTTCCGGAAGTTTCTCATCCCACAGAATAGACAACGTAGGTTGAGGAGACTGCAAAGTCTCAGCCGCATGGAGAATCAGCCACTCTAGGCGGTTACATGCCGGTTTCCCATCTCTTGTCAGACCTCCTACCGTCAGGTTGTTAAAGGTATTTCCTGAGAGCACACTGGTAGAGCTTCCACTCACGAACAAATCCATGCAGGTGAATTTCACACGCATACACTCCAGAAGCTCCAGAACCTCCTTATCATTGGTGCGCCCTGCTGCGATATCCTGCTCATACCACGGATACAGCACCTGCCCTAATCTTCCCGGAGATACTCCGGAGGCCACTTCCTCATTTACAAGCGCAATGTGTGTCAGGTATGTCAACTGCGCAGCCTCCACAAAGGTTCTCGGCTGCTTGTGAGCAATCCACTGACAACGCTCAGCAATCGCCTCAAACTCTGCCCTTTGCTTTTCATCTGGAGTGATGTTCATTAAACGACGGGCCTCTTTCGCGTAGTTCTCAATCCAAGTCTGGATACCCTTCACTAGAATAATCACAGATTCATAATAATACAGACGATCCATGCCCCTTAAGCCATCTCCACCTGCATGCCCTGCGACTTCATCTGCACGCTGCTCACAGTAATCCACAATCTTATCCCAGCCCCAAGCCAAAGGATAATAATAATTCACAACCTCACGACCTACTGGAATTGTATAGGCAGAATCCGGACGCGCTGTTAAGGTACGTCCGATATCGTTCTTTGTCTTAAACTCCGGCACACGAGCACTGTACTTCTCACCCAGATCAAACACGGTCTTTCCTTCCCAGTAATCGGTAATTCTGTTTAATCCAGCTACTTCCTCTACACGCACACCGAACTTACCTGCCAGAGAGATAATCCCCGGCATATCTTTGGTGACGTTTCCTCCGCCCTCACCCAAGACTGCCTGTTTGTCTGCCTCCCTCTGCGCATTTCCCTTTGCCTTATCGCTGAACTGGTCTTTCTGTGCTGCAAAAAACGATTGATTCAGCCATGGCATTGGATAGGAGCCTCTCATATAATTGGCTTTTCCTCCCACCAGAATCTCTCCCGGGTAGATACTGGTCGTCACATGTTTGAACGCATTGGCCAACGCATGCGCACGGCGGACGATCTGAATCTCGCCTTCCATCTCATCATATTTTCTGGTATACCAATAAGTCCACTCCGTGGATGTAGAAGCCAATGTTTGATAGTATAAATCCATCAATTTCTTCGCACGACTTGTGGGCTCATACGGCAACTGCTCACGCTCAGTGACTTCGTCAGAATTACTGCTTCCGCCATATTTTTGATTCAAGCCGAGACCTTTTTCTTCCAGAATCTCAGCCAGTTTCTTGTTATGTTTCGTCATAAACCCTTCTCCTTTCCTATTCGAAACTCAACCTTTTCATTACTTAGCACGGCACACACCCTATTAATACCGTTCTATAAACATCCTTCCAAGTTCAACTTTTGTGCCATTGATATTCTATTACTATTATATAAACGAAATTCCATTTTGTCAATTAATATTTACTACTCATTATTTACATCAATTTTTGTTTACATTTTACAATTTCAATCTGCCAAGTCGTTCCCTACACGCAAGAGATACGAACAAAATAGATAAACTCATTCAGCTCCCCCTTCCCCTCAATCTTTGAGTGGTACGTCCCATTTTGCGTGCCGCCGCCATATCGCTATGCGGTGAACTACTTTATTACGTCGTGTACATCCTTAGCGGAGCGTCCTTGTTCTAAGGAAAAGCTTTCTCGCATTAGCATGACAAGATCTTCTCTAGAACATAAAAAACCCGGCAAGGAAATGCTCAATTTCCCGCCGGGCTGGCCGCAGTACCATGTCGGATAAAGGAAAAAATCCCCATCCGCTTACTCTTCCTTCTTTATTTTTCCTCGATGCTGACAACCTCATAGCCTGCATCCACAACAGCCTTTCTTAAGGCTTCCTTATCCACGCTTTGGTCTGCCGTAACATATGCAGCCTGATCTTCCAGGCTCACTTCTGCTTTTACACCTTCCAAGTCATTTAATGCCTTAGATACATGTGCTTGGCAGTGCTGGCACATCATTCCTTCAATTTTCATTGTT
Proteins encoded in this window:
- the buk gene encoding butyrate kinase, producing MSQPYYILAINPGSTSTKIAVYENEKELFHSSLDHTSEELAKCHSQKDQFFMRKEIVLNELKKQNFALEKLSAVVGRGGQLSPLKAGGYYVNEAMKRRIIQGPIIAHASNLGALLAAAVADPLHIPAFIYDAVGSDEMLPVAKITGIAGLKRESFCHVLNTKAMARKAASEKGKTYQDMNFVIAHLGGGISVSAHKQGRIIDVITDDGGPFSPERSGSVPILYIVDMCYSGQYSKAELKKKLRGMGGLKALLGTFDCREIEKRIADGDEEAKLAYDAEAYQIAKGIGEMATTMDGKIDEIILTGGIANSKMLTGMIEEHVKFIAPVHVMPGENELESLSLGALRILRGEETAHTYEDPAPAKEDLYV
- the hpdA gene encoding 4-hydroxyphenylacetate decarboxylase activase; amino-acid sequence: MEECKGLVFDIQGFSVHDGPGCRTQVFLSGCPLHCEWCANPEGMKRKQQLLFSRQKCRYEKSHCRRCLTACKRGGVKETNHPESPLEFDRSVCENCDTFDCANACAYEAARISGKYRSVGEIMRILRRDREYWDEKGGPGFSGGEPMVQKEFLYEVLLKCKEEGMNTSIETTASVDTETFLKIMELIDFAFIDVKHMDSQKHREKTGIGNERILSNIEALVRNSWKGRLVLRMPVIEGYNDTLENAEATIAFMKRLGLFEINLLPFHRLGTSKWEQLGMEYPYAEYSPTEDEVMERLQDFYLDHRIACYVGDDVLY
- the hpdB gene encoding 4-hydroxyphenylacetate decarboxylase large subunit, yielding MTKHNKKLAEILEEKGLGLNQKYGGSSNSDEVTEREQLPYEPTSRAKKLMDLYYQTLASTSTEWTYWYTRKYDEMEGEIQIVRRAHALANAFKHVTTSIYPGEILVGGKANYMRGSYPMPWLNQSFFAAQKDQFSDKAKGNAQREADKQAVLGEGGGNVTKDMPGIISLAGKFGVRVEEVAGLNRITDYWEGKTVFDLGEKYSARVPEFKTKNDIGRTLTARPDSAYTIPVGREVVNYYYPLAWGWDKIVDYCEQRADEVAGHAGGDGLRGMDRLYYYESVIILVKGIQTWIENYAKEARRLMNITPDEKQRAEFEAIAERCQWIAHKQPRTFVEAAQLTYLTHIALVNEEVASGVSPGRLGQVLYPWYEQDIAAGRTNDKEVLELLECMRVKFTCMDLFVSGSSTSVLSGNTFNNLTVGGLTRDGKPACNRLEWLILHAAETLQSPQPTLSILWDEKLPEDFVLKAAEVVKTGTGYPAWMNNQVGIKFLMKQYGPEGMTEEEARAIAIGGCLETSPCCWKELTLNGKKYEIPGGAGNSTSIGVHFISNPKILSLVLDNGYDYKYDLQLFPPHNKKLDTYEELWETFCEYYKYCINTLLRCCNIQHDIHRKINIPLLQSTLKPDCLVTGYEHANMGYRYNATYNIETSGTINMVNSLAALKKLVYEEKKYTLDEMKDALRHNFGFYTPAESNNYSMGEQIKKDNMEQYDEIHSDCLLAPKYGNDEGYCEAILKQYEEWLCPTCRSFESTFGLPMYACQISVSTQGLLGQGCSATADGRLEGTTFADASMSAYPGTDKGGPYALFNSATVWDHSESQNSQMNLKLHPTAVKGEAGTKRLEDLAVAYMKKGGFHIQFNVVDSNLLKKAQANPENYRDLMVRVAGFTQYWVEIGKPIQDEVVARTEYEGV
- the brnQ gene encoding branched-chain amino acid transport system II carrier protein, producing MKNKKTRHIIAMGFTMFAAWFGAGNLIFPPYLGNMAGNQWLIGFIGFFVMDVGLALLSALMAIGNRRGNVSGIVEKIGRIPGIVMVSLIMICIGPGLAIPRCAATTYEIGILPLFGEINTWIFGAIFFAIVLVLTIRPAKIVDIVGNFLTPILLVVMIVLIVVGIVNPISSMGDPVEGLVPLKEGLLQGYQTMDGLGGFIPTFALVCAAAAYGYTDKKETTKLLRHSSILGAILLGLVYGGLTLLGATTSGAAEYSGLEQAPLLILITKTLLGTVGQTLLSITVLMACLTTAIALTGAGADHFTKLFKGKVKQEYIVIVIVGFSYIVSNIGLTNIINVSAPILSVLYPPMIVLVVMTVFDDMLKNKHVAGFGAYAALAYSILEVFVLTPEMVAAVPLGTLGLGWIVPAIVGCVIGFFVKDPHWDDPVSEEA
- the hpdC gene encoding 4-hydroxyphenylacetate decarboxylase small subunit, whose product is MANKHNNCANFEYFDVAKGYCIKHGGLVPFDGEACECFAQRAKCKNCAHFLNPDADGIGTCNGLEDHAYWALAERDAVNCEGYQKA
- a CDS encoding MurR/RpiR family transcriptional regulator, which gives rise to MNQNMTLAERVEQTKLTRTEEKIVEMVMNDISKAAFFNGAQLAAFCGVSASLVTRLIQKLGYQSFNEFKLELQEIYRQEVTPYDIFQKYLSEEGSKNSSIHAFIAQDIENLAAIEQNNSAETIDAVANAVHKAKKVYILAMFASESPARTLAHYLDRLNIPYQCVFDLGLSKKIEYIRPKPEDVVIAFSFQGILKEIYEACEYIHQGKTPIISITDTKANRLTRLSDYSLTVSVSGSVFDYSHVATMAMVTILANRLADTFEPEYLFSRFAQIRNEWKEKGLFLNLPKN